GTTCCTGGAGGTTCGCCGGGACCGGCCTGCCGGCCTCGAAGTGCCCGTGGGCCGGCCGGTCCCTGGGCCTCCGCTCGTGCTCACCCGGGTTCGCCGGCCGCCTTCGCGGCGAGGTAGCGGGCGGGGAACTCGCCGCCGCCGTGCACCGCCAGGTCCGCCCCGTTGACGTAGCCCGACAGTTCGCTCGCCAGGAAGAGGCAGGCGCGGGCGACGTCCTCGGGCACGGCCATCCGGCCCATCGGGACAAGGCCCGCCACCGAGGCCCCGCCGTCCGCGCCGTAGACCGAGGCCGCGCTTGGGGTGCGGACCAGCCCCGTGGTGATGTGGTTGACCCGTACCGAGGGCGCCCACTCCAGGGCCAGCGCCTTGGTGAGCGCCAGGAGACCGGCCTTGGCGGCGGTGTACGCGGCGGTGCCGGGCTGCGGGTCGTGGGCGGAGACGCTGCCGATGTTGATGATCGAACCGCCGCCGTCCCGGGCCCGCATGACGCGGTTGGCGGCCTGCGCCACGTAGAACGGTGCGAGGAGGTTGAGCGCGACGACCTTCTCGACGAAGCGCGGTGAGACGGTGGCCGCGTCGGCGTCCGGGGAGCCGCCCGCGTTGTTGACGAGTACGTCGAGCCGGCCGAAGCGCTCCACCGCGGTGTCCACCAGCGAGGCCGCCGCCGCCGGGTCGCGCACATCGGTGGCGACGAAGACGGCCTCCCGGTCCCCGGCCGACGGCAGGGAGTCCGGGGCGGTGCGGCCGCAGACCACCACGTCGGCCCCGGCCCCGAGGAACGCCCCGGCGATGGCGGCCCCGATGCCCTTGGTGCCGCCGGTGACCAGCACGACGCGCCCGGTGAAGGCCGGCGGGGTGTCGATGTGCATGACGTCGGTGCCTCTCTCTGTGAGTGTGCCGGTGTGCCGTGTTCAGTGCCCGGCGTACGCCGTCGGGCCGGCGCGGCGCGGTCAGCCGGCCAGCACCCGGGCCC
This window of the Streptomyces sp. 840.1 genome carries:
- a CDS encoding SDR family oxidoreductase → MHIDTPPAFTGRVVLVTGGTKGIGAAIAGAFLGAGADVVVCGRTAPDSLPSAGDREAVFVATDVRDPAAAASLVDTAVERFGRLDVLVNNAGGSPDADAATVSPRFVEKVVALNLLAPFYVAQAANRVMRARDGGGSIINIGSVSAHDPQPGTAAYTAAKAGLLALTKALALEWAPSVRVNHITTGLVRTPSAASVYGADGGASVAGLVPMGRMAVPEDVARACLFLASELSGYVNGADLAVHGGGEFPARYLAAKAAGEPG